A genomic segment from Solenopsis invicta isolate M01_SB chromosome 5, UNIL_Sinv_3.0, whole genome shotgun sequence encodes:
- the LOC105195250 gene encoding spondin-1 isoform X1, which translates to MLFLILAACLLAVTHAGCPMRPTVEQTSAGRTAGDGGYRILISGQTGGYIPNAIHTISLRGSQTHERLQQFTVFTLTVHSQHAPNNPSTRVGYFQLFPDSLTTFNEDCINTISETNNYPKSEIQVMWRAPPVGSGCVIFTAMVLENNVRWYAEDSALTKTVCESTGTEVEGANETRCCACDEAKYSLTMEGIWSNKTHPKDFPFSAWLTHFSDVIGASHEPNFSFWGRDHIATDGFRQLAEWGSATGVEAELREKSRHLRTLIKAAGLWYPNVNSNTTTSFRVDRNHPLLSVASMLGPSPDWVLGVSKLNLCQKDCTWTKSMIVDLYPWDAGTDNGISYMSPNSETKPREKMKPITTLYPEDPRSPFYDPSGRPMQPLARLYLNREKIISRECNEELLQQQVTELEVAENTEDTSRPECQTTDYSPWSSCSVTCGKGLRMRTRSYRMPEKAAMFNCNRQLVSKEMCVSSIPECSGEEDNDDDVILSQSNDPLCETTEWSQWSECSSTCGIGTKMRMRLFRDRRGRKRCPLVSLVEREKCMEPPCQEEEQQDLVCKMTDWSDWSPCSASCGKGVKLRTRLLMVDPSLQEECSSRVELLQQRPCLFQSDCTFDMATAKVVCMEGTDAGPCRGYFQRWAFNPQKLMCVPFAYGGCRGNRNNFLTADECSSTCGVVRAALTGKAFNETVNQVQTPTDSLNPPPPPVDCVVTRWSNWSPCSVTCGIGRVTSYRTIEREAANGGRPCPKKLHRRYRCELAPCE; encoded by the exons atgttatttctaataCTGGCGGCGTGTCTCCTCGCCGTGACTCACGCCGGATGTCCCATGAGGCCGACGGTGGAACAAACTTCCGCAGGCAGGACGGCGGGAGATGGTGGTTACAGAATTCTCATCAGCGGACAGACAGGCGGATACATCCCAAATGCAATTCATACGATTAGCTTGAGAG GCTCGCAAACGCATGAGAGGCTGCAACAGTTTACGGTTTTCACGCTCACGGTGCACTCGCAGCATGCGCCGAATAATCCTTCAACTCGAGTCGGTTATTTCCAACTGTTTCCGGATTCCTTGACGACTTTCAACGAGGACTGCATTAACACGATCTCCGAGACGAACAATTATCCGAAGTCCGAG ATCCAGGTGATGTGGCGGGCGCCACCAGTCGGCTCTGGATGTGTCATTTTCACCGCGATGGTCTTGGAAAACAACGTACGATGGTACGCGGAGGACAGCGCTCTTACCAAGACCGTTTGCGAATCGACAGGCACGGAAGTCGAAGGTGCAAACGAGACCAGATGTTGCGCTTGCGACGAGGCAAAGTATTCT CTAACTATGGAGGGCATCTGGTCAAATAAAACACACCCGAAGGACTTTCCGTTTTCCGCCTGGCTGACTCATTTCAGCGACGTCATCGGTGCATCGCACGAGCCCAATTTTTCTTTCTGGGGTAGAGATCACATCGCGACCGATGGCTTCCGTCAATTGGCCGAGTGGGGTTCCGCGACGGGCGTGGAAGCGGAATTGAGAGAGAAATCCAGACACCTTAGAACGCTTATCAAAGCTGCTGGTCTATGGTATCCCAATGTCAATTCGAATACGACGACAAGTTTCAG GGTAGATCGAAACCATCCTCTTCTCTCGGTGGCTTCGATGCTGGGCCCGTCTCCTGACTGGGTTTTAGGAGTGAGCAAATTGAATCTCTGCCAGAAGGATTGCACCTGGACAAAAAGTATGATAGTCGATCTTTATCCTTGGGACGCCGGTACCGACAACGGCATCAGTTATATGTCGCCGAATTCCGAGACGAAACCACGCGAGAAGATGAAGCCGATAACGACGCTCTATCCGGAAGACCCGCGATCGCCGTTCTATGATCCCTCTGGCAGGCCCATGCAACCGCTGGCCAGACTGTATTTAAACCGTGAGAAGATTATCTCCCGCGAATGCAACGAGGAACTTCTGCAGCAGCAAGTAACCGAGCTGGAAGTGGCCGAGAACACCGAAGACACGTCGAGAC cGGAGTGCCAGACGACGGATTATTCGCCGTGGTCGTCGTGTTCAGTAACTTGCGGTAAAGGTTTAAGGATGCGCACGAGGTCGTATCGAATGCCGGAGAAAGCTGCTATGTTCAACTGTAACAGACAGCTGGTTTCGAAGGAGATGTGTGTCTCGTCTATTCCTGAATGCTC GGGAGAAGAGGATAACGACGACGATGTGATTCTGTCACAAAGTAATGATCCACTTTGCGAGACCACTGAATGGAGCCAGTGGTCTGAGTGCTCGAGCACCTGCGGAATCGGTACGAAAATGCGAATGAGGTTGTTCCGCGATCGCCGTGGTCGTAAACGATGCCCACTCGTGTCGCTCGTCGAGAGGGAGAAGTGCATGGAGCCACCGTGCCAGGAGGAAGAGCAGCAAGATCTTGTGTGCAAG ATGACGGACTGGTCCGACTGGTCGCCGTGCAGTGCTTCCTGCGGGAAGGGTGTGAAACTGAGGACCAGGCTGCTGATGGTCGACCCGTCGCTGCAGGAGGAATGCTCTTCGCGCGTGGAATTGCTCCAGCAACGACCGTGCCTATTTCAGTCAGACTGTACATTCGACATGGCAACGGCGAAag TCGTATGCATGGAGGGTACAGACGCCGGCCCGTGCAGGGGCTACTTCCAGAGGTGGGCTTTCAACCCGCAGAAATTAATGTGCGTGCCCTTCGCATACGGTGGATGTCGTGGCAACCGAAATAATTTTCTAACGGCGGACGAGTGCAGCAGTACTTGCGGTGTC GTGCGAGCTGCTCTTACTGGTAAGGCCTTTAACGAGACCGTGAATCAAGTTCAAACACCTACGGACTCCCTGAACCCTC